A window of the Heliomicrobium gestii genome harbors these coding sequences:
- a CDS encoding methyl-accepting chemotaxis protein yields the protein MKSIKSLLVGFTLLLTVVIFAVQTVVGFLFTKTNVDESTLSRLRLQAEMEAARLESQLLVTGAISQTIANDVGVIGPQHSEELLTMTRAHLTSLPLSVGAGFWLEPGVYPEKGKYFGPYIYKDGAEFKQTWEYSTPEYDYFQYDWYKNGINSPGGAVWSEPYVDIVTKIPMLTVSHPIHRGARKIGVSTVDIGLKELHEAVGKIRIGQAGRAFVVTRQGFYLAHPDEQKNLNEKIVDERDTELQQFGKQVVEAKEAGLAHVTMNGMAQYAVYAPIGETGMKLVAAIPVAEVAAPAQRLLWTSLSIFLLAVALFALLMNRLIERRVARPLRLLRDQAEQVAQGDLSMTKSEALSDDEFGQLAHAFATMTANLRSIVSQVLTESKELDESAQHLTESANLVDRAATQLAEAVGELADGAGKQATEITRFRDHVKTSEGHVSEGTAASRLLVQDAHESTVAATQCYDRIQEASQHLQRISQSVDASTSAIRRLHGLSEEIGQNITSITGIAEQTNLLALNAAIEAARAGEHGRGFHIVADEVRKLAEESAKAASQITSLVSQVQQEMAGMVGMMNANVTAIGEQVGLIRYGAEALEQVMGSTRRTENSVRQMQDATEMISRSVDAMNTSIGVIEGIASEFSTLSQQLAGSTEEQAAAAEEMAERCDRLGQSSQSLQEKAKQFRVDV from the coding sequence ATGAAAAGCATCAAGTCGTTGTTGGTGGGATTCACCTTGTTGCTGACCGTGGTTATTTTTGCGGTGCAAACGGTCGTTGGCTTTCTGTTCACCAAAACGAATGTAGACGAATCGACGCTTTCGCGATTGCGGCTACAGGCGGAGATGGAGGCGGCGCGGTTGGAGTCTCAGCTTTTGGTCACCGGCGCCATAAGTCAGACAATCGCCAACGACGTGGGTGTCATCGGTCCGCAACATAGCGAAGAATTGTTGACAATGACCCGTGCCCACCTGACCAGCCTGCCGCTGAGCGTGGGCGCCGGTTTCTGGCTCGAACCGGGCGTTTACCCCGAGAAGGGCAAGTATTTTGGTCCGTACATCTATAAGGATGGCGCCGAGTTCAAACAAACCTGGGAGTACAGCACCCCCGAGTATGATTATTTTCAGTATGACTGGTATAAGAATGGCATCAACAGCCCCGGTGGAGCCGTCTGGAGCGAGCCCTATGTCGATATTGTCACCAAGATCCCCATGCTCACCGTCAGTCACCCTATCCATAGGGGCGCCAGGAAGATCGGTGTTTCCACCGTAGACATCGGCTTGAAGGAACTGCACGAGGCAGTAGGTAAAATCCGGATCGGTCAAGCAGGCCGCGCCTTTGTGGTGACTCGGCAGGGTTTTTATCTCGCTCATCCCGATGAACAGAAGAATCTCAATGAAAAAATCGTCGATGAAAGGGATACAGAGCTCCAACAATTCGGAAAACAGGTGGTGGAAGCGAAGGAAGCCGGACTGGCCCATGTCACCATGAACGGTATGGCCCAGTATGCCGTCTATGCGCCGATTGGCGAAACGGGGATGAAGCTGGTCGCTGCCATTCCGGTGGCGGAGGTGGCGGCGCCGGCGCAGCGGTTGCTTTGGACGAGCTTGTCGATTTTTCTGTTGGCGGTGGCCTTGTTTGCGCTCCTGATGAATCGGCTCATCGAGCGCCGCGTGGCCCGGCCCCTGCGGCTTCTCCGTGATCAGGCGGAGCAGGTGGCCCAGGGCGATTTGTCAATGACGAAAAGTGAGGCGCTATCAGACGACGAATTCGGTCAGTTGGCCCATGCATTTGCGACAATGACGGCCAATTTACGCAGCATTGTCAGTCAGGTGCTAACAGAGTCGAAAGAACTCGACGAATCGGCCCAACACCTGACCGAATCAGCAAACCTGGTGGATAGAGCGGCCACCCAACTGGCGGAAGCGGTCGGTGAACTGGCCGATGGCGCAGGGAAGCAAGCGACAGAGATCACCCGTTTTCGTGATCATGTGAAAACCAGCGAAGGCCATGTCTCAGAGGGGACGGCAGCATCACGTCTTTTGGTGCAGGATGCTCACGAGTCGACGGTAGCGGCGACGCAGTGTTATGACCGGATCCAAGAGGCGTCCCAACACCTCCAGCGGATCAGCCAATCTGTCGATGCCAGCACGTCGGCTATTCGACGGCTTCACGGGCTTTCCGAAGAGATCGGCCAGAATATCACATCGATTACGGGGATTGCCGAACAGACCAACCTGCTGGCCCTGAATGCGGCCATCGAGGCGGCGAGGGCAGGTGAGCACGGGCGAGGGTTTCATATCGTCGCTGATGAGGTGCGAAAGCTCGCCGAGGAATCGGCCAAGGCGGCCTCCCAAATCACGAGTCTCGTTTCCCAGGTGCAGCAAGAGATGGCTGGAATGGTGGGGATGATGAACGCCAATGTGACCGCCATCGGGGAACAGGTGGGATTGATCCGTTACGGGGCGGAAGCATTGGAGCAGGTCATGGGTTCGACGCGGCGCACAGAGAACAGCGTTCGCCAGATGCAGGACGCCACTGAGATGATCTCGCGCTCCGTCGATGCGATGAATACCTCGATTGGCGTGATCGAGGGGATTGCGAGCGAATTTTCAACCCTCTCCCAACAACTGGCCGGTTCCACAGAGGAGCAAGCGGCTGCGGCAGAGGAGATGGCGGAACGCTGTGATCGTCTCGGACAGTCGTCACAATCGCTGCAAGAAAAAGCGAAACAGTTTCGAGTCGACGTCTAA
- a CDS encoding double-cubane-cluster-containing anaerobic reductase, which produces MTVIAEERPYAMSFFDVAIPKAAGSIVEEKKKGKKVMGHYCVFAPQELAMAAGAVPVALCATKEEPIADGEKVLPRNFCPLIKSSYGFAITDKCPFFLHSDLVMGETTCDGKKKMFELMGQFKPMHVMSLPAGSKSEADRAYWMAEMKRAKGAIEEFFQVTITDEALTTAIGELNAERRLMQRLAGYLKHDPAPMSGQDLLKVLWSRNFSFDRAAFAERVEELMAELDERIAQGVGAAAKGAKRIIVTGVPTGVGTEKVIRIIEESGAAVVFLENCAGMKQFLVTVDETKPPLEAIGEKYLATPCSCMSPNRDRLELLVRLIDEYKADGIVDITWQGCHTYNVEARLLRDYIREQREMPVLHIETDYSEGDSQQIRTRVQAYLEMLGGV; this is translated from the coding sequence ATGACGGTTATCGCTGAAGAACGCCCCTACGCCATGTCCTTTTTTGATGTGGCCATTCCCAAGGCGGCCGGTTCCATCGTGGAAGAAAAGAAAAAAGGCAAAAAGGTGATGGGCCACTACTGCGTCTTTGCGCCCCAGGAATTGGCCATGGCGGCTGGGGCCGTTCCGGTGGCCCTCTGCGCCACGAAGGAAGAGCCCATCGCCGACGGCGAAAAGGTGCTGCCCCGCAACTTTTGTCCCCTGATCAAGTCCTCTTACGGCTTTGCCATCACCGACAAGTGCCCCTTTTTCCTCCATTCCGATCTGGTCATGGGCGAGACGACCTGTGACGGGAAGAAGAAGATGTTTGAACTGATGGGCCAGTTCAAGCCCATGCATGTGATGAGCCTGCCGGCGGGAAGCAAAAGCGAGGCTGACCGCGCTTACTGGATGGCTGAGATGAAGCGGGCCAAAGGCGCCATCGAGGAATTCTTCCAAGTCACCATCACCGATGAAGCTTTGACCACCGCCATCGGGGAACTGAATGCCGAGCGCCGCCTCATGCAGCGTCTTGCCGGCTACCTCAAGCATGACCCGGCGCCCATGTCCGGCCAGGATCTGCTGAAGGTGCTCTGGTCTCGAAACTTCTCCTTCGATCGCGCCGCCTTCGCCGAACGGGTGGAGGAACTGATGGCAGAACTGGATGAGCGGATCGCCCAGGGCGTTGGCGCCGCCGCCAAGGGGGCCAAGCGCATCATCGTCACCGGCGTCCCCACCGGCGTGGGCACCGAGAAGGTCATTCGCATCATCGAAGAGTCGGGCGCCGCTGTCGTCTTCCTGGAGAACTGCGCCGGCATGAAGCAGTTCCTTGTCACCGTCGACGAGACGAAGCCGCCGCTGGAAGCCATCGGCGAGAAGTATTTGGCCACCCCCTGTTCCTGCATGAGTCCCAATCGGGATCGCCTGGAACTGCTCGTCCGTCTCATCGACGAGTACAAGGCCGACGGCATTGTAGACATCACCTGGCAGGGCTGCCATACCTACAACGTGGAAGCCCGCCTGCTCCGCGACTACATTCGGGAACAGCGGGAGATGCCGGTGCTGCACATTGAGACCGATTACTCCGAGGGCGACAGCCAGCAGATCCGCACACGGGTGCAGGCCTACCTGGAGATGCTCGGCGGGGTGTAA